In one Siniperca chuatsi isolate FFG_IHB_CAS linkage group LG14, ASM2008510v1, whole genome shotgun sequence genomic region, the following are encoded:
- the drd1b gene encoding dopamine receptor D1b: MDQNFSTVRDGKQLLPERDSSKRVLTGCFLFLLIFTTLLGNTLVCAAVTKFRHLRSKVTNFFVISLAISDLLVAILVMPWKAATEIVGFWPFGAFCNIWVAFDIMCSTASILNLCVISVDRYWAISSPFRYERKMTPKVACLMISVAWTLSVLISFIPVQLNWHKAQTISYAELNGTYPGDLPPDNCDSSLNRTYAISSSLISFYIPVAIMIVTYTRIYRIAQKQIRRISALERAAESAKNRHSSMGNSSNMESESSFKMSFKRETKVLKTLSVIMGVFVCCWLPFFILNCMVPFCETNLPDGATDFPCISSTTFDVFVWFGWANSSLNPIIYAFNADFRKAFSILLGCHRLCPGSNAIEIVSINNNMGAPTSNPNCQYQPKSHIPKEGNHAASYVIPHSILCQEEELQKKDGCGGKIEAGMVNNALEKLSPAISGNLDSDTEVTLEKINPITQNGQHKAVSC, from the coding sequence ATGGATCAGAATTTCTCAACGGTTCGAGATGGCAAGCAGCTGCTACCCGAGAGAGACTCGTCCAAACGTGTGCTGACAGGgtgcttcctcttcctcctcatcttcacCACGCTGCTAGGCAACACGCTTGTGTGTGCTGCCGTCACCAAGTTCCGACacctgaggtcaaaggtcaccaacTTCTTTGTCATCTCCCTGGCCATCTCTGACCTTCTGGTAGCTATCTTGGTAATGCCGTGGAAGGCAGCGACTGAGATCGTGGGATTTTGGCCGTTTGGTGCGTTCTGCAACATATGGGTGGCGTTTGACATCATGTGCTCCACTGCCTCCATCTTGAACCTGTGTGTGATTAGTGTCGACCGTTACTGGGCCATCTCAAGCCCATTCCGCTATGAACGCAAGATGACCCCTAAAGTGGCATGTCTGATGATCAGTGTGGCGTGGACCCTGTCCGTCCTCATCTCCTTCATTCCTGTTCAGCTTAACTGGCACAAAGCTCAGACCATCAGCTACGCAGAGCTAAATGGAACATACCCTGGCGATCTGCCCCCAGACAACTGCGATTCTAGCCTTAACAGGACCTACgccatctcctcctcccttaTCAGCTTCTACATTCCTGTAGCTATTATGATCGTCACATACACTCGGATCTACCGCATTGCCCAGAAACAGATACGGAGAATATCTGCCCTGGAGCGGGCGGCAGAGAGTGCCAAAAACCGTCACAGCAGCATGGGGAATAGTTCGAACATGGAGAGTGAGAGCTCATTCAAAATGTCGTTCAAACGAGAAACCAAAGTCTTAAAGACGCTCTCAGTCATCATgggagtgtttgtgtgctgctgGTTGCCCTTCTTCATCCTTAACTGCATGGTTCCGTTCTGTGAGACGAACTTGCCGGACGGCGCCACAGACTTCCCCTGCATCAGCTCCACCACCTTTGATGTGTTCGTGTGGTTTGGCTGGGCAAACTCCTCGCTCAACCCCATCATCTATGCCTTCAACGCCGACTTCCGCAAGGCCTTCTCCATCCTCCTGGGCTGCCACCGCCTCTGCCCAGGGAGCAACGCCATCGAGATCGTCAGTATTAACAACAACATGGGCGCCCCTACCTCGAACCCCAACTGTCAGTATCAGCCCAAGAGTCACATCCCAAAGGAGGGCAACCATGCAGCTAGCTATGTGATCCCCCACAGCATCCTGTGTCAGGAGGAAGAGTTACAGAAGAAGGATGGATGCGGAGGGAAGATTGAGGCAGGGATGGTAAACAACGCCCTGGAGAAACTCTCCCCAGCCATCTCTGGGAATTTAGACAGCGACACTGAGGTCACACTGGAAAAGATCAATCCCAtaacacagaacggacagcatAAAGCTGTGTCATGTTGA